A DNA window from Lutra lutra chromosome 8, mLutLut1.2, whole genome shotgun sequence contains the following coding sequences:
- the LOC125107433 gene encoding plasminogen activator inhibitor 1 RNA-binding protein-like: protein MPGHLQEGFGCVVTNRFDQLFDDESDPFEVLKAAENKKKEAGGGSVGGPGAKSAAQAAAQTNSNAAGKQLRKESQKDRKNPLPPNVGVVDKKEETQPPVVLKKEGIRRVGRRPDQQLQGEGKIIDRRPERRPPRERRFEKPLEEKGEGGEFSVDRPIIDRPIRGHGGLGRGRGGRGRGMGRGDGFDSRGKREFDRHSGSDRSSFSHYSGLKHEDKRGGSGSHNWGTVKDELTDLDQSNVTEETPEGEEHPVADTENKENEVEEVKEEGPKEMTLDEWKAIQNKDRAKVEFNIRKPNEGADGQWKKGFVLHKSKSEEAHAEDSVMDHHFRKPANDITSQLEINFGDLGRPGRGGRGRRGGRGRGGRPNRGSRTDKSSASAPDVDDPEAFPALA, encoded by the coding sequence ATGCCTGGGCACTTACAGGAAGGCTTCGGCTGCGTGGTCACCAACCGATTCGACCAGTTATTTGACGACGAATCGGACCCTTTTGAGGTGTTGAAGGCagcagagaacaagaaaaaagaagccGGCGGGGGCAGCGTTGGGGGCCCTGGGGCCAAGAGCGCAGCTCAGGCCGCAGCCCAGACCAACTCCAACGCGGCAGGCAAACAGCTGCGTAAAGAGTCCCAGAAAGACCGCAAGAACCCGCTGCCCCCCAACGTTGGCGTGGTTGACAAGAAAGAGGAGACGCAGCCGCCCGTGGTgcttaagaaagaaggaataagacGTGTTGGAAGAAGACCTGATCAACAGCTGCAAGGTGAAGGGAAAATAATAGATAGGAGACCAGAAAGGCGACCACCTCGTGAACGACGATTTGAAAAGCCACTTGAAGAAAAGGGTGAAGGAGGAGAATTTTCAGTTGATAGACCGATTATTGATCGGCCCATCCGAGGCCATGGTGGTCTTGGAAGAGGTCGAGGAGGCCGTGGACGTGGAATGGGCCGAGGAGATGGATTTGATTCTCGTGGCAAACGTGAATTTGATAGGCATAGTGGAAGTGATAGATCTTCTTTTTCACATTACAGTGGCCTGAAGCATGAGGATAAACGTGGAGGTAGCGGATCTCACAACTGGGGAACTGTCAAAGATGAATTAACTGACTTGGATCAATCAAATGTGACTGAGGAAACACCTGAAGGTGAAGAGCACCCAGTTGCAGACACTGAAAATAAGGAGAACGAAGTTGAAGAAGTAAAGGAAGAGGGTCCAAAAGAAATGACTTTGGATGAGTGGAAAGCTATTCAAAATAAGGACCGGGCAAAAGTAGAATTTAATATCCGAAAACCAAATGAAGGTGCTGATGGGCAATGGAAGAAGGGATTTGTTCTTCATAAGTCAAAAAGTGAAGAGGCTCATGCTGAAGATTCAGTTATGGACCATCATTTCCGGAAGCCAGCAAATGATATAACGTCTCAGCTGGAGATCAATTTTGGAGACCTTGGCCGCCCAGGACGTGGTGGCAGGGGAAGACGAGGTGGCCGTGGGCGTGGTGGACGTCCAAACCGTGGCAGCAGAACTGACAAGTCAAGTGCTTCTGCTCCTGATGTAGATGACCCTGAGGCATTCCCAGCTCTGGCGTAA
- the LOC125106911 gene encoding olfactory receptor 8S1-like has translation MDLGNYSTITEFILLGLSANPHIQAALFVLFLGIYLLTIMGNLMLLLVIRADFHLHTPMYFFLSHLSFVDICFSSVTVPKMLENLQSQKKTISVEGCLTQVFFVFVAAGTEACLLSVMAYDRYAAICHPLLYGQIMSKQLYMQLVWGSWGLGFLDAFINIFLAMKMVFCKAQIIPHFSCEMPSLLSLSCSDISRNLIALLCSTLLHGLGTFLLVFLSYAHIITTILSISSTTGRSKAFSTCSSHLTAVTLYYGSGLLRNLMPNSGSPLELIFSVQYTVVTPMLNPLIYSLKNKEVKAALTRTLGKYLQHIRY, from the coding sequence ATGGACTTGGGGAACTACAGCACAATCACAGAGTTTATTCTCCTTGGGCTCTCTGCCAACCCCCACATCCAGGCTGCACTCTTTGTGCTCTTCCTGGGGATTTACTTGCTGACTATCATGGGGAACCTGATGCTGCTGCTGGTGATAAGGGCTGATTTCcacctccacacccccatgtacttcttcctgagTCACCTTTCTTTTGTTGATATCTGCTTCTCTTCGGTCACTGTACCCAAGATGCTGGAGAACCTTCAGtctcagaagaaaacaatatCAGTAGAGGGCTGCCTCACTCAAGTCTTCTTTGTGTTTGTTGCTGCAGGAACTGAAGCCTGTCTGCTTTCTGtaatggcctatgaccgctatgctGCCATCTGCCACCCTCTGCTCTATGGACAGATCATGAGTAAACAACTGTATATGCAGCTTGTGTGGGGCTCTTGGGGACTGGGCTTTCTGGATGCATTCATCAACATCTTCCTAGCTATGAAGATGGTCTTCTGCAAGGCCCAAATCATCCCCCACTTCAGCTGTGAAatgccctctctcctctcactgtCTTGTTCTGATATCTCCAGAAACCTCATTGCCTTGCTCTGCTCCACTCTTCTGCATGGGCTAGGAACCTTCCTTTTGGTCTTCTTATCCTATGCCCATATTATCACCACCATCCTGAGCATTAGCTCTACCACAGGCAGAAGCAaggccttctccacctgctcctcccacctcacTGCAGTGACACTTTACTATGGTTCAGGTTTGCTCCGCAATCTCATGCCAAATTCAGGTTCCCCACTTGAGCTGATCTTTTCTGTGCAGTATACTGTAGTCACTCCCATGCTGAATCCTCTCATCTATAGCCTGAAGAACAAGGAGGTGAAGGCAGCTCTGACAAGAACTTTGGGAAAGTATTTGCAACATATCAGGtactga
- the LOC125107306 gene encoding olfactory receptor 8S1-like, with protein sequence MALGNHSTITEFLLLGLSTNPQVQTLLFVLFLYIYLLTILGNLMMLLVIRADSHLHTPMYFFLSHLSFLDLCLSSVTVPRMLRDLLSKIKTISVRGCLAQSFFVFITAGTEGFLLSVMAYDRYAAICHPLLYGQMMRKEFCVQLVLGSWGLGFFNALINILLATNMDFCESHIISHYSCEVPSLFPVSCSDISINLIVLFCSTLLHGFGTLFLIILSYACIVSTILSISSTSGRKKAFSTCSSHLTAVIFFYCSGFLRYLMPTSGSPLELIFSVQYSVITPMLNPLIYSLKNKEVKAAVRTLGTYLPCSR encoded by the coding sequence ATGGCCTTGGGGAACCACAGCACCATCACTGAATTCCTCCTTCTTGGGCTGTCTACAAACCCCCAGGTCCAGACTCTGCTCTTTGTGCTGTTCCTGTACATTTACCTCCTGACCATCTTGGGGAACCTGATGATGCTGCTGGTGATCAGGGCTGACTCTCACctccacacacccatgtactttttcctcagtCACCTCTCTTTCCTAGATCTTTGTTTATCTTCAGTTACTGTGCCCAGGATGCTGAGAGACCTCCTATCAAAGATAAAAACCATCTCAGTAAGGGGTTGCCTGGCTCAaagtttctttgtgtttatcACTGCAGGGACTGAGGGCTTTCTTCTCTCagtgatggcctatgaccgctacgCCGCCATCTGCCACCCTCTGCTCTATGGACAGATGATGAGGAAAGAGTTTTGTGTGCAACTTGTGTTGGGCTCATGGGGCTTGGGTTTTTTTAATGCACTTATCAACATCCTCCTAGCTACCAACATGGACTTCTGTGAGAGCCATATCATCAGCCACTACAGCTGTGAGGTACCCTCCCTCTTTCCCGTGTCTTGCTCTGATATCTCCATCAACCTCATAGTGCTGTTCTGCTCCACCCTACTTCATGGGTTTGGGACCTTATTTCTAATCATCTTATCCTATGCCTGCATTGTCTCTACCATCCTGAGCATCAGCTCCACCTCAGGGAGAAAGAAGGCCTTCTCTACCTGCTCCTCTCACCTTACAGCAGTGATCTTCTTTTATTGCTCAGGGTTTCTCCGCTATCTCATGCCAACCTCAGGATCCCCCCTAGAGCTGATCTTCTCTGTGCAATATAGTGTGATCACCCCCATGCTGAATCCTCTCATTTACAGCCTCAAGAACAAGGAGGTGAAGGCAGCTGTGAGGACACTGGGAACTTATTTGCCATGTTCCAGGTGA